Genomic DNA from Podospora pseudoanserina strain CBS 124.78 chromosome 4, whole genome shotgun sequence:
TACCGAGCTGCGCGCAGAGAGTAACCAGCTGTGCACAGGAATCTTGAGCTCAGGGGCGGACGACACGCAAACGACCGTGTCCAATGGTTCGTTTCGGCATCCCCACATGGCCAGGTGCTGAGCCAAGTCTCTCTCCAGATCCGGGGACCTCAAGATTTCATAAGCGATATCCCCAAGTCGTGCCTCAAGATCAGGGTTCTCCCAAAACTTCCGGCTTTCTTGCGTGGATTCCCCATCCTCAGAAGCCTCAAACCCCTCCAGACAGTTCAACGGCGCCACATCATCCCACAGAGTCTGctcatccaccgccagctgctgcttcatCACCTCCGAGTCCTCCCGGATAGCAGCAAAAGCCCCATACGCGGAGGCCCGAACAGTAGCAACCTTGGTGATATAAGGGACGCGCTGGAACTTGAAATTCCTCTTCGATTCCGAAATGTTGTTGGCGGAAGAAGCGCCCTTGCCTTTTACACGCTTGATCCTTCGCCACACAGCTCCAGACTTGGTGCTGAGAATCACCGAACCATTTTCCCCGACACCAACCGAACAGACCCCGTCTTTACTGGCATTCCAGATCCGTTGAGGTGCCGTCACGGCGCCCTTGAGTTTGGACGGGTTCGTCGTCGATGTGGCCGGTGGGTTCGTTTCCATCTTGTGATCCAGATTCATGGTGAACAAATCACCCCGTTTCGTCAACGCCGCAATGGTTTCTCCGCCCGAGGTGATGTAGCTGACCTGATTCCAACCTACTTCATGCCGATTTGACAATCTGAGGTTGCCGATGTAGTCAAAGCTCGCGAACGGGAATTTGACAATATGATAACCATAGCCCGTGAAGATGCATACTGTGTGGTTCTGCAGCAGGATGGTTGTCGCCTTGTCAATGGCGCTGACCATGACAATCGGCGACGAGAAAAGGGACGCGGCCACCTTTCTAGGGGTTTGCTGGTGTTCAAGCGATCTCGAGTCAGCATCCATCAAGgccagctggccaagattCTTGCCCCAGCAGTAAAGCGATGCACCCGTGTGAGCAACCGAGTGTACCGATGAGGCAGCGACGCCAAGAACAACCTCCTTTTTCAAGGCACCAAAAACTTGACGAGGTATGGTGCTGATGGGCTCCTCGTCCTTCCTCGCCGGAGCAGGAAGCGCATACCCTAGCTGTGACTGGGCATTGCTGCCCCAGGTCCACAAAGCACCCGTGTCATCAACAGCCATGGTGTGATTTTGTCCCAGAGCCACCTGGACAACCCTGCGATCGACAAAGGGGCCCTGCACAGGAACGTAGGTGAAGCGCGTGTTCTCATCACCGAGACCCAGCCGGCCACCACGTCCAACACCGCAGATGTAAAGGTTAGAAACCGGATCTGTTGTTAGAACTGCACtgtggagcttggagagcACGACATCCTGAATCACCAATGGCCGGTTCAGGACCAAAGCAGGAATCTTGGACAGATCCTGTGACGCCGGTCGTTGGGCGCCGATTTCTTCGAGATACTCATTGTAAAATCGTTGCAGGAGGTGGTCTGGGCGGTTTAGAAACACTCGCTCGGGAAACTGACGatcgtcctcgtccccaAAGCCCAAGGATAGGTTTCTGTTGCTTCCAAAGGCATACAGGTCTTCTCCGATGCCGTTCCGGTGACTCGCGGCTGTGATGCTCTCAACAGTTTCCTCCGGGTCATCGCTATCCGACCCATCGTCGGCCACTTGGGCACTATCCCAATCCTTCAAATTACGTTCTCCAATCGTCGAGTTGTACAAGTCAAACGGACTGTTGCCTTCGTGGTCTTTCGTCTTGATAAGCTGTCCCACTCGGTTCACCGAAATCATGTGCCCTGTCAAGTCGGCGCGTTCCTTTTCAAGAAGCATCCTCGCAATGGAAATGTTGCCCGCATACAGAGCCCTGTGGAGCGCATTCCAGCCACTCTCCGGGTCCTGGGCGTAGATGTCAATGGCGGGGTGCCCGAGCAGAGCTTCGACAAAAGAAACGGCGTTTTCGGCGGTCGAGGAGGCTGCGCGCAGCAATATCGTCAGACCGGCATGGTCACGGCTGTTGACTTCGTTCCGACCAAGCGATCCATTCCAATGCCCCTGAGTCTTGCGCGACTTTGGAGTCGGTCTCGGTGGCGtgccatggccatggccaGGACTCCCCGCAGCCCCTATGTTCGAACTCCGCGCGGCATTCTGAGCGCCCTGGCCGGCGGGCGAGAGGAGGCGTCGAAACTTGTCGACATCGTCTTCCCAGTAGGATTTCCACAAGAGATGAGTCATTAGCagtcgatgatggctgaGGCCGGCCGCGAGAGTCCTCCAGGCGCTTCGATGTTTGCGCACCTCGCTGTGGTCTCTGTGGATCACGGCTTTTTTAAAGGTGCTGTGTAGAAGCGCAAGAAAGACGTCCCCCGGAAACGTGCGTTGATGTCTCGGTCAATGGCCCTCGTCAGAAACACAATGCTGAGTGAGAATTTCGCTGCAAGTGGCAACTTCAGCGCAATGACGCGGATACTTTGGGAGCTCGGTCAGATATGGGACGCGCGGGTGCGATAAGGGTCGAGTATGTCGATGTCTGGTGCAGTGTCTCTCGAATTCGGTGAGTGTCTGGTCGAAAATAGGAGTCAGCGACGCGGTGGCTATGAGGTGTCTAGGAAAAGGAGATGACAAATGGCAAATTGCTGGGGAATAATGCCTCCGTGAATCGTGTGCGCAACCATCATCTTGATAACCCCGCGCCAGTGCCGGGCAGCCCCCTGGTCGGGAATGCGCCGCTATCCAGCCAATCGGGTGCCATGCTTCAGGGTCATGTTCCAAGCTCTCGCCATCAAGAGCCTGCAACCGCTACAATAGGTAATCACTGCTGGTACTAACCTATGCCTGTCGGTCTGTAGCATTGGAAACGTGCGGCTGGTCCACACAACTTGTCGGTTCTTGTCCATGCATGTCAAGATCTAGTCTGGCGGGGCATTCTTGATGGCGCTtgtgggagctgggggagcTTTGGGCGATGAGGTCTGTGCTGATAGCTGATCCAATCCAATGGCTGATGGATGTCCCAGCCCTGCGGTGTCACTGGATGCAGCAGAAAAATGCAGACGATCCAATGCATTCAGCCTCTTCCCTTGACGATAGCTTAGAGATATATGACATTATTCTATGCCGGTAGTCAAAACATGGATGAGGTTATATAGGTCACTCGAAAACAGTTCAACATTAGGTAATCCCACCAAACATCCAAACCCCCCTGTCGCGATGTGAGGCTGGGATGAGCCTCCGATGTCGTTCCCCCCGCGTGGGTTTGGCTGTGAAAATGTGGGGTGGCAGCCCGCCGCATCCAGAACCAAACTTCGGCGTTGCGTGTAGCGCTCTCCGGTCGGTTACTGAGTTCGGGTTGTAGTAGCAGTCAACgacacctttttttttcgcttCACATTTTCTTCGTGATaccctttttttatttttttccacTTTCACTCGTAGCCAGCCTGCAGCCGTTCCCGCACCACCgtccacccccaacacatCTCCACAATGGCGTCCGAAAAGGCCCCCCTCCCGTTTGTCTACACCTTCATGGCTGGtgagttgctgctgccgtccgGCCCATCCGCCAAAAACAACTCAGCCAAGACCCAAGACCGAGAGATGCTGACCATGACTGCCCACCACAGGCGCCATCGCCGGCGTGTCGGAGGCAAGTTGTTGTAACAAACCATACTCTAGTCAATTGGCCTGCTAACATGCAAGCACACATAGATTTTGGTCATGTAAGTTGCTCTGACGCCTGCTGCTCGCGTGCCCCACGATGCTAACCGCCGCCCTACTTCCCCAGGTACCCCCTTGACGTTGTCAAGACCAGAGTGTAAGATCAAGCATACACATATACGACACCAATCCTGCCCGGCAAGCTGACAAGAGAGGATCAGACAACTCCAAACCGGCaaggccgccgccggcgccgacaCCTACAACGGCATGTTCGACTGCTTCTCCAAGATCATCCGCAACGAGGGGTATGCGCCAAGTTCTTTTTCATAATGAGAAGACACCATGACCAGACCCCGTTAacactcccccctctcctcagCTTCTCCCGCCTCTACCGCGGCATCAccgcccccatcctcatGGAGGCCCCCAAGCGCGCCACCAAGTTCGCCGCCAACGACAAGTGGGGCAAGTTCTACCGTGAGCTCTTCGGCCAAACCCAAATGACACAATCCCTCTCCGTCCTCACCGGCGCCTCCGCCGGCGCCACCGAGTCCTTCGTTGTCGTTCCCTTCGAGCTCGTCAAGATCCGCCTCCAAGACAAGGCCTCGGCCGGCCGGTACAACGGCATGATCGACGTCGTCATGAAGACGGTCCGCAACGAGGGCATCCTCGCCATGTACAACGGCCTCGAGTCCACCCTCTGGCGCCACATCCTCTGGAACGCCGGCTACTTTGGCTGCATCTTCCAGGTCCGCCAGCTCATCCCAAAGGCCGAGACGAAGCAGGGCCAGATGACAAACGACATCATCGCCGGCTCCGTCGGCGGCACCGTcggcaccatcctcaacacccccatggACGTCGTCAAGTCCAGGATCCAAAACACCGTCAAGGTCGCCGGCCAGACGCCAAAGTACAACTGGGCCTGGCCCGGCGttgccaccatcgccaaggaGGAAGGGTTCGGCGCTCTGTACAAGGGCTTTGTTCCCAAGGTTCTCCGTCTCGGCCCTGGCGGCGGTATCCTCCTGGTCGTGTACACTGGGGTGATGGACTTTTTCCGCAACATGAGGGAGGCCAAGGGTCTTTAAACTGGTCTTTTTGTGGAGCACGCACGCAGCGCTATGAGTTCAAAAAACGGAGAATGAAAAAGGGATGATAGATACCCCCAGGGCGGCAAGCGGCAAACGGTGGTGGCAGGCGCAATAGTTTTTACCAACTGCCTATATTTTCCATACAATTTTCCTGTACATACACAATACATCTAGAGATACAGATTCGCACAAAGAGGCTAGAAAGCACACCCAAAAGGGGGGTTTGAATTTTGATATTTTGCGTAGACAAAATCGTATGTTTTGGAATGTTGTGATCATTGCAATAGTGTTTTCTGTGAGAATGTTATGCTATATAAAGGaacgaaaaagaagggggggtaAAATTGATCAGAACAATTGTTATTCTGAGCAAAAGAAATGGGTGACTTCCCAGTCGAAGGATGGAGTTATGATGCCCACAGCCAGAATCGAACTGACGACCTCATCATTACTAGTGATGCGCTCTACCACTGAGCCATGCGGGCTTTTGTTTGGTGATTTGATGAAGACTATCTCCGGCGGTTACCCCTATCTCGCTAGTGCCAAATTCTTTTTTCGTTGTTCAAACAGACAATCGTAAGAGAACAGGTAAAGGAATCACcttgttgtttttgctgtttgTCAGTTTGATGGTTTGGTGTCTGTGGTGGGGAACTCACCCTGGAAGGACAAAGCACAGGGGTGTTGAGCAAAAAGTTGTAAAGAAAATTGCAACTGACTGAAGAAGGGGCATCTCCGTAATGTCATCGATCTAGATAGGGTTGACAACCAGCCCAGTGGATTTCCCAGCTTGGTTgagcctcggccttctcagTCGGAATGTAACAAAATGCGTCTTCCCAAGATTTGAATTCATGGTATATAGATAATAGGATGGATATGTGTGCAAAATGCTTGAACGACAAACAGGCATATGCCCATTAGCCATCGCGATTCGAATGTCAGTCTCCTCGAAACAACAGCAGTGGTATCAGTAACTCAGCGAGCTCTCGCACTACACCAAGCCATTGTTCCGTGTCATCTCTCCCACGTCTTCACAATTCTTGCCTTCTCCCGAATCGGCATCAGCCAAGTCCGTTTACTCCCTGCCAAAAGCCCTCCACAACCGGCTCTAGCATGCCCCCTTCCGCTAGGCAAAGACGGTGTAGCAGCAATGCCAAAAAGGTCGTGCCATGGAGGGCGATAGGGCCCGATATCTCGTCGCCATCCAGCTTGGCCACATTCAACCATTTCTCGACTTCCACATTACCGGTAAATGCGTCGTTGTTGGAAATCTGACAGACCCGGCTCggcttcgcctcctccaacgggCGGCTTCCTCCTAGTTAACCACCAACGTGGCGTCCCTTCAACACTCATCCACCCCTCCTATCCTCTCACCCCAAGCCCTGACCACCCACAAATTTTCCCAACGGTGTCCGATCCCTCGGTTTCTCAATCAGATCCCCATACCCGTCCAGCCCCGCCGCCATAATCCTCAAAATCTCAAAGATATGTGCCCCCTTGAACGTTTCTGCCCACAGCCTCACTACCGCACAAGCTAGCTGTCGAAGCTTTGTGCTATCCGTCGAAGCAGAAGCATTCATGTCGATCGAACGAGACTGGTGATGGCCCCCGCCGTGGTGACTAGCCGACGACGAAGCTCCCCCATTCCCGCCACCCAACGAAGGATCAATCGGCACGGCAAATTCTGTCTCGTCGAGCATCCGGCAAACCATGTCCAAAACATGTTTCTCCTCCACTGACAGAGGTTGGTCGGCCGGGCCTATGGCGGAGAGCGTCAAGAGCCACTTGGAAAGAAGGATGGCGCATTCGAGGTTGCACACTATTTCATTCGGTTAGTACCACTTCATATCAGAGTCAAACCGAAGAAACACCTACAAGAATGCTGCATACTCCACTCCAAActcttcgtcctcgccaCATAGTTCACCCCTACCTTCACCAAATGGGCCAGCGCATGCACAGCCGGTACCACCGCTCCGTTCAGCCTCTTGTTTCTCACCAACAGCGGTGCGTCACTGAACGCTGACGCAATCAAAACATGATCCCTCGTCTCCAGACTCCGGCTGGGGCTCAGGTCGGTGTAAAGCCTGATGTAcgccagcctcaacagcgCTGCCGAGTTGAAAGCCACTGGTCCGCCAGAAAAGTTGTCTGCCGATGCCGGTCCTCCTGATTCGTTCGTTCTGATCTGCCGATGCTGCTCTACTCCGGTCTGCCACACCCGCAAAGCGTGAGTAACGTCTTCGACGTCTTCCGGCTTCATCCCCCGTCGAAAGTCGTATGGCGAGAGGCTGGTAAACGATGTCTGCTTGAGAAGGAAGATATGCTGAATGAGGGCGTGGATGAGAACATAGTTTCCGAGCGAGGTaagcggtggaggtggaacTTGAGACGAGCGGTTGAGGAGCCTCATAAACGCGTCTTGCAGGGTGATGTCGACAAATTGGCAGGTCTGGCGTGCTTCTTGCCACTGCCAGCTTGTCTCTGCCCTCCATAGTCGAGACGGGCTGGGCAGGAAGAGGTGAACATCGGATGTTAGTAACATTGGCGGGGTGTTATAAGCGATGCTGCAGAGATTGAAGAAGCAAAATGCGACAAGCTTCGTGCGAGTGGCCGATTCATGTCGGACCCAGGTCTCG
This window encodes:
- a CDS encoding hypothetical protein (COG:C; EggNog:ENOG503NUWJ; BUSCO:EOG09263A5D) produces the protein MASEKAPLPFVYTFMAGAIAGVSEILVMYPLDVVKTRVQLQTGKAAAGADTYNGMFDCFSKIIRNEGFSRLYRGITAPILMEAPKRATKFAANDKWGKFYRELFGQTQMTQSLSVLTGASAGATESFVVVPFELVKIRLQDKASAGRYNGMIDVVMKTVRNEGILAMYNGLESTLWRHILWNAGYFGCIFQVRQLIPKAETKQGQMTNDIIAGSVGGTVGTILNTPMDVVKSRIQNTVKVAGQTPKYNWAWPGVATIAKEEGFGALYKGFVPKVLRLGPGGGILLVVYTGVMDFFRNMREAKGL